The following proteins come from a genomic window of Lemur catta isolate mLemCat1 chromosome 4, mLemCat1.pri, whole genome shotgun sequence:
- the GEN1 gene encoding flap endonuclease GEN homolog 1: MGVNDLWQILEPVKQHIYLHDLSGKTIAVDLSLWVCEAQTVKKMIGTVMKPHLRNLFFRISYLMQMDVKLIFVMEGEPPKLKADVINKRNQIRYGPSGKTWSQRTGRSHFKSVLRECLDMLECLGIPWVQAAGEAEAMCAHLNAGGHVDGCLTNDGDAFLYGAQTVYRNFTMNTKDPHVDCYTISSIKSELGLDRDALVGLAILLGCDYLPKGVPGVGKEQALKLIQILKGQSLLQRFKQWSETSCYSNPQPQVAKKPAHCSVCSHPGSPKDHERNGCKLCKSDKYCEPHDYEYCCPCEWHRTEHDRQLNGVENNIKRKACNCEGFPFHEVIQEFLLNKDKLVKVIRYQRPDLLLFQRFTLEKMEWPNHYACEKLLVLLTHYDMTERKLGRRNSDQLQPIRIVRTRIRNGVHCFEIEWEKPEHYAIEDKQHEESVLTIEEESLFEAAYPEIVAVYQKQKLEIKKKKQKSMKITPKENNLPESDDVMSFQSRMTLKPTCEIFPKPNSKLTLEISPDSTLPQESVSASLNSLLLPEDAPCLNTQEQQFTSSPRPLAIQQIKAVSKSLTSEHSQPSTSSHNMSVVADLHLSTIDWEGTSFSNSPAIQRNTFTHGLKSELESELSAIPSGFENIPEQLLRESGTCTTNVDKVLNWDLHKISPEEHLLSGIRDLCLQDLSLKERIYIKSSYARDNVRPDVNLKMSLLGVKESCIGNSSDDCPSRLSKDLPGIHLQNESRNSKVLKGDQLPQGNYKVNTSIPYFNNPVVKTSTVTVGPPTTLLDHRRKIDMQNTQKIVMKSVCLDRHSSDEESASVCGKAKYTTQKVKHRSKKYSPTQFKETDHKLSSPKIHIKETEQCVRSYKAAGNEENCFQDPAKSSLSFLQCHKKEDNSSTCLDSPLPLSQRLKLRFQSTCNAIENT, from the exons ATGGGAGTGAATGACTTGTGGCAAATTCTGGAGCCTGTTAAGCAACACATCTACTTGCATGATCTCAGTGGGAAAACCATTGCAGTTGATCTGAGTCTCTGGGTCTGTGAGGCACAGACAGTCAAAAAAATGATTGGAACTGTCATGAAGCCCCACCTCAG GAACTTATTTTTTCGTATCTCATATTTAATGCAAATGGATGTAAAACTGATTTTTGTTATGGAAGGAGAGCCACCAAAGCTGAAAGCTGATGTCATAAACAAGAGGAATCAGATTCGGTACGGGCCTTCTGGAAAAACATGGTCTCAAAGAACAGGGAGATCACATTTTAAATCAGTCTTACGAGAG TGCCTCGATATGCTAGAATGCTTAGGAATCCCCTGGGTTCAGGCTGCTGGGGAAGCTGAAGCCATGTGTGCTCACCTCAATGCTGGTGGTCATGTAGATGGCTGCCTCACCAATGATGGAGATGCCTTCCTTTATGGGGCCCAGACTGTTTATAGGAATTTCACTATGAATACAAag GATCCACATGTTGACTGTTATACAATATCCTCTATCAAGAGTGAACTAGGTTTGGATAGAGATGCTCTGGTTGGACTGGCAATACTTCTTGGCTGTGATTATCTCCCAAAG GGAGTCCCTGGAGTTGGAAAGGAGCAAGCATTAAAACTTATACAGATTTTGAAAGGGCAAAGTTTACTTCAGAG GTTTAAACAATGGAGTGAAACATCTTGTTACTCTAACCCACAACCACAGGTTGCTAAAAAACCAGCTCATTGCTCTGTGTGTTCCCATCCAG GTTCACCTAAGGATCATGAACGTAATGGATGCAAATTATGTAAAAGTGATAAATATTGTGAACCACATGATTATGAATACTGCTGTCCTTGTGAGTGGCACCGTACAGAACATGATAGGCAACTAAATGGAGTAGAGAACAATATTAAgag gaAAGCTTGCAATTGTGAGGGATTCCCATTCCATGAG gtTATTCAAGAATTCCTTTTGAATAAGGATAAATTGGTGAAGGTAATCAGGTACCAAAGACCTGATTTACTATTGTTTCAg AGATTTACTCTTGAAAAAATGGAGTGGCCCAATCACTATGCATGTGAGAAATTGTTGGTGCTTTTGACCCATTATGACATGACAGAAAGAAAGCTTGGTAGAAGGAACTCTGATCAACTACAGCCGATTCG aattgttAGGACCCGAATCAGAAATGGAGTTCATTGCTTTGAAATAGAGTGGGAAAAGCCTG aacaTTATGCTATCGAAGATAAACAGCATGAAGAATCAGTTCTAACAATTGAAGAAGAATCATTGTTTGAAGCAGCCTATCCTGAGATTGTTGCtgtttatcaaaaacaaaagttagaaattaaaaagaagaaacaaaaaa gtatgAAAATTACACCTAAAGAAAACAATTTGCCAGAATCAGATGATGTAATGAGTTTTCAATCACGCATGACTTTAAAACCCACATGTGAAATCTTTCCTAAGCCAAATTCCAAGTTAACTTTGGAAATTTCTCCTGATTCTACATTACCACAGGAATCTGTTTCTGCCTCATTGAATAGCTTGCTTTTACCTGAAGATGCTCCCTGTTTGAATACACAAGAACAACAGTTCACATCTTCTCCAAGACCTTTAGCTATACAGCAAATTAAAGCTGTCAGTAAGTCTTTAACTTCAGAACATAGTCAACCCAGTACCTCATCTCATAATATGTCTGTGGTTGCTGATCTACACTTGAGCACCATTGACTGGGAAGGTACTTCTTTTAGTAATTCTCCAGCTATTCAAAGGAACACGTTCACTCATGGTTTAAAATCAGAACTTGAATCAGAGCTATCAGCCATCCCCAGTGGCTTTGAAAATATCCCAGAACAATTGTTACGTGAATCAGGAACGTGCACCACAAACGTCGATAAAGTGTTGAATTGGGATCTTCATAAGATTAGTCCTGAAGAACATCTACTTTCTGGCATTAGAGATTTATGTCTTCAGGATTTGTCTTTAAAGGAAcgaatatatataaaatcatcatATGCTCGGGATAATGTACGGCCAGATGTCAACCTGAAAATGTCCCTACTCGGAGTAAAAGAATCTTGCATTGGTAACAGTAGTGATGATTGTCCATCACGTCTTTCAAAGGATCTTCCAGgaattcatttgcaaaatgaatcCAGAAACTCTAAAGTTCTAAAAGGAGACCAACTGCCTCAAGGAAACTATAAAGTCAATACTTCTATACCTTATTTCAATAACCCAGTTGTGAAGACCTCCACTGTTACAGTTGGGCCACCAACTACTCTTTTAGATCATAGAAGAAAAATTGATATGCAAAACACTCAGAAAATTGTAATGAAGAGTGTTTGCCTTGACAGACATTCCTCTGATGAAGAAAGTGCCTCAGTATGTGGGAAAGCTAAATACACAACTCAAAAAGTGAAGCACAGATCTAAGAAGTACAGTCCAACCCAATTCAAAGAAACTGACCACAAGTTGAGTAGCCCTAAGATACATATCAAAGAAACTGAACAGTGTGTCAGGTCTTATAAAGCAGctggaaatgaagaaaactgtTTCCAAGATCCAGCAAAAAGTTCTCTGAGCTTTCTACAGTGTCATAAGAAAGAAGACAACTCTAGTACTTGTTTGGATAGTCCTCTTCCTTTAAGCCAGAGATTAAAACTAAGGTTCCAAAGCACTTGCAATGCAATCGAAAATACTTAA